One Anopheles marshallii chromosome 3, idAnoMarsDA_429_01, whole genome shotgun sequence genomic region harbors:
- the LOC128715255 gene encoding dnaJ homolog subfamily C member 7, which translates to MSDTVIDLVNDSETEDVIMIEDQPETSVPKVERESMDTNEPEVAEDQDSDDVEFVPVNIQMLAEEKKNSGNDEYKSKRYEAALRLYSEAIHLSPETAAYYGNRSACYMMLGDYRAALNDVKTAISIDEKYEKGYIRMAKCSLMLGDVIGTEQAIRKFLTLDPSNTALREEIASLKQLRDLNEKAANCYDRKDYRTCLYHCDNAIKIAPGSLQNKLLKAECLAMLERFEEACNIAITIMQSHSTNADAIYVRGLTLYYSDNLEKGLLHFERALMLDPDHKKAKAMRQKAKQLKEKKESGNELFKTGKYREALTTYSEALELDPQNKDINSKLYYNRALVNSKLGNLREAINDCSSALTLNEKYMKALLQRAKLHYNMENFEEAVKDYEKALKHDRTQDVKNLLRDAKFQLKKSKRKDYYKILGVTKQATEDEIKKAYRKRALVHHPDRHANSTDEEKKEQERKFKELGEAYTVLSDPMKKSRYDSGQDLEEMNHSADIDPQQIYRQFFFPSDYGFGGFQGGGGGNSSNFSFHFG; encoded by the exons ATGTCTGATACGGTTATCGATCTGGTTAACGATTCCGAAACGGAGGATGTGATAATGATCGAGGATCAGCCGGAAACCAGCGTACCGAAGGTGGAGCGGGAATCGATGGATACCAATGAGCCGGAAGTTGCGGAAGATCAGGACTCTGATGATGTAGAATTTGTGCCAGTGAATATCCAAAT GTTGGcggaggaaaagaagaattcCGGAAACGATGAATACAAATCGAAACGGTACGAAGCTGCTCTCCGGCTCTATTCGGAAGCGATACACCTCAGCCCCGAAACGGCCGCTTACTATGGCAACCGATCCGCCTGCTACATGATGCTCGGTGACTATCGGGCGGCACTGAACGATGTAAAAACGGCTATCAGCATCGACGAAAAGTACGAAAAGGGATACATCCGGATGGCCAAATGTTCTCTAATGCTCG GCGACGTGATTGGAACGGAGCAAGCAATCCGAAAGTTCTTGACTCTGGATCCATCGAACACGGCGCTAAGGGAAGAGATTGCTAGCCTGAAACAGCTGCGCGATTTGAACGAGAAAGCGGCAAACTGTTACGATAGGAAGGACTATCGCACCTGTCTGTATCATTGCGATAATGCGATCAAGATAGCGCCCGGAAGCTTACAGAACAAGCTGCTAAAAGCAGAATGCTTAGCCATGTTGGAACGCTTCGAAGAGGCCTGCAACATTGCGATCACGATCATGCAATCGCACAGCACCAACGCAGATGCGATTTACGTGCGTGGATTGACGCTCTACTACAGTGACAATCTGGAGAAAGGATTGTTACATTTCGAGCGTGCACTGATGCTCGATCCGGATCACAAAAAGGCGAAAGCGATGCGCCAGAAGGCGAAACAgctgaaggaaaagaaagaatcgGGTAATGAGTTGTTCAAGACGGGCAAGTACCGGGAAGCGCTTACCACCTACTCGGAAGCTCTGGAACTAGATCCGCAAAACAAGGACATTAACAGCAAGCTGTACTATAACCGCGCTCTGGTAAACTCAAAGCTTGGCAATTTGCGGGAAGCCATAAACGATTGTTCAAGCGCCCTTACGCTGAACGAGAAGTACATGAAAGCACTGCTACAACGCGCCAAACTGCACTACAACATGGAGAACTTCGAGGAAGCGGTAAAAGATTACGAAAAAGCATTAAAGCACGATCGTACGCAGGATGTGAAAAATCTGCTAAGGGATGCCAAGTTCCAGCTGAAGAAATCGAAGCGCAAGGATTACTACAAGATACTGGGCGTTACGAAGCAAGCGACGGAGGATGAAATTAAGAAGGCATACCGCAAACGAGCACTGGTACACCATCCCGATCGGCACGCAAACTCGACAGACGAGGAAAAGAAGGAGCAGGAGCGCAAGTTTAAGGAGCTGGGCGAAGCGTACACGGTGCTGTCCGACCCGATGAAGAAATCCCGCTACGACAGCGGTCAAGATCTGGAAGAGATGAACCATAGCG CTGATATTGATCCGCAGCAGATCTATAGGCAATTCTTCTTCCCGTCCGATTACGGGTTCGGCGGATTCCaaggcggtggcggtggcaatAGCTCAAacttttcgttccatttcggtTAA
- the LOC128715253 gene encoding uncharacterized protein LOC128715253 — MNHNAFPVWKVTTAEQTTRVGTSASQNNGGGSISTLKYVTKARPNVKIITIPGQGAVANNDGTLQYGTAIDNSNLTVTKSHQPQQQQQQPVHRTTVNQGTMLNDSILLQTPDGREYLVDERSIQNIDQIPPENLIYMTSSDVMPPSVVDTNKINHLPTNALQSTEQSHLELDGYVDSGPVSETVEQTPQLQADYAEECQVTEEVITDDWVQAQGEECVQVTVDQLGLNTIAVEDEIPVPLDQDQYTLSRPYPCDFCSRRFRKKASLQNHLMAHSNDRPHVCNLCGAQYGRRTDLINHLKQHAYAVNEQDDLSLRGDQDLDYDLPELAVGHIKHRPRHSSEDEDLYIQDPMVSYNLQPPRQLISTTNYGVSSANSYEHEDPMDRTSFGNGPTGVDHQSIIDVDYSSSSFSAAGTGKRMTGKRQTVSSDLRTARTKPALSAKIQTTQVRSTGASRTSMPANRHIKKEPIENSQDTTTESVGTVFPIVDERKPFVCQQCGISFGREKALMAHSRTHTNKPSHKCDYCFAQFYAWPQLQLHVSRVHQQINTTSETVINESKFEWVPNHEAYDSGGTSVDTGNRYNCDKCNAVFYQLEHILNHTQQKHGMATSSTVNALPHNVAVKQELVQTSSKNVAYGDDLDEDVSDQEIEEEDFGDLDYSIEHYENRSSDPETHTQPTALSCRECGETFESGMELLEHSESHTTRYEPHECQLCGERFLDEATIKQHVQERHRSELTATSCAICGKRCKSQTTLMKHAWDHSRERTHSCSQCGKTFHHMTRLKRHMESHRNKTVRCEVCNQEFPDGRTLMNHRHSHTKSNEYPCHECGKTFGSRSSQQIHMRIHTGERPYACRFCWKAFADGGTLRKHERIHTGEKPYACPVCPKAFNQRVVLREHIRAHHSQEDAKRGSPDQPFYCTVCSSPFSTTDDLVQHLIKHSDMNTAMKREPPTFPRKYKRRRKLKPHELERLQSGRRKQKNKSQEDAEDEGNETGFEESSGTTETARQQRHEPKPSIVLPLPDGTHKTKREPNLEYGGRRVLGGSSVSKPSHSSHDMLDENGINLLSNIVLLHGQQDEPSNSTHDKPPQAKSKQKAGPSSCRTNASRAKVVSARKKTSRKRTISYTSKDSPDAAGKMKDCEDHSSPHSTGSTITNVMEAFFRSRKSNSLLPEIPSHRISSVSFPLLDDGNTDDPMDEPMVDDGCRRGYGQPRKSTVSFSASEDDFNHQLLMEISHKNKYTDRFNSDTVHDLEEILRSPLKSAPSRNVLSTPSTRRTNNNGQPQQGGKEFNQRKQKAVSKGKSKAKNKKAASGRQPQQKPVEQKVKKVIQETPPAVLRSQRLTRRQLEREVNFLKQAYEASATGTEPSNENDTTSGTVVKLEATDSVNAVSDTPGNSERLAAMLLNDGLPPDATHNSNSSGDSSCHEDIFHHQDNFTSTKAYTESLHMVELAGVEKQEDRAMMDEENDPDDGCVYADRTTTTSQDTDTGRSDYRCSICAARFDDRAQLILHVPVHI, encoded by the exons ATGAACCACAACGCGTTCCCGGTCTGGAAAGTGACAACAGCCGAGCAGACGACTAGGGTTGGCACCAGCGCCAGCCAAAACAATGGTGGAGGAAGCATTTCAACACTAAAATATGTTACAAAGGCGCGACCAAACGTGAAGATTATAACCATCCCCGGCCAAGGTGCGGTGGCCAACAACGATGGTACGCTGCAGTACGGCACGGCGATCGATAATTCAAATCTGACTGTGACAAAAAGCCAccaaccgcagcagcagcagcaacaaccggTTCACCGAACGACGGTCAACCAGGGAACTATGTTGAATGATTCTATTCTACTACAAACACCTGACGGCCGGGAGTATCTCGTGGACGAACGATCGATACAGAACATTGATCAAATTCCACCGGAAAATTTAATCTACATGACATCTTCCGATGTTATGCCGCCATCGGTGGTGGATACtaacaaaataaaccatcTCCCGACCAATGCCTTGCAGTCAACGGAACAAAGTCATCTTGAACTGGATGGGTATGTTGATTCCGGGCCAGTATCGGAAACCGTGGAACAAACACCGCAACTCCAGGCCGACTACGCGGAAGAGTGTCAAGTGACAGAGGAAGTTATTACGGACGATTGGGTACAAGCGCAAGGCGAAGAATGTGTGCAGGTGACAGTCGATCAGCTTGGTTTGAATACGATCGCGGTCGAGGATGAGATTCCGGTTCCACTCGACCAGGACCAGTACACACTGTCCCGCCCGTATCCGTGCGATTTCTGCAGCCGGAGATTTCGCAAGAAGGCTAGCCTGCAGAACCACCTGATGGCACACTCGAACGATCGGCCGCATGTGTGTAATCTGTGCGGTGCTCAGTACGGTCGACGGACGGACCTCATCAATCATCTCAAGCAGCACGCGTACGCCGTGAACGAACAGGATGATTTATCTCTCCGTGGTGATCAGGATTTAGATT ATGATTTACCGGAACTTGCAGTCGGTCACATTAAACATCGCCCAAGGCATTCGAGTGAGGATGAAGATCTGTACATACAGGACCCGATGGTGAGCTACAATTTGCAACCACCTAGGCAGTTGATTTCGACCACGAATTATGGTGTTTCTTCGGCGAATTCCTACGAGCATGAAGACCCCATGGATCGCACATCCTTCGGCAACGGCCCAACGGGGGTCGATCACCAATCTATTATCGATGTGGATTATTCAAGCTCATCTTTTTCTGCAGCTGGGACAGGGAAGAGAATGACAGGAAAGCGACAAACTGTTTCTTCCGATTTGCGAACGGCACGAACAAAACCAGCACTGTCGGCCAAAATCCAAACAACTCAGGTGCGATCGACTGGAGCATCACGGACTAGCATGCCCGCCAATCGTCATATTAAAAAAGAACCAATCGAAAATTCACAAGATACCACAACTGAATCGGTTGGTACAGTGTTTCCAATAGTCGATGAACGCAAACCGTTCGTATGTCAACAGTGCGGTATATCGTTCGGAAGAGAAAAAGCGTTGATGGCCCATTCTCGCACCCATACAAACAAGCCGAGCCACAAGTGCGATTATTGTTTTGCGCAATTCTATGCTTGGCCGCAGCTACAACTTCACGTAAGCCGGGTGCATCAGCAAATCAATACAACCAGCGAAACCGTGATCAATGAAAGCAAATTCGAATGGGTGCCGAATCATGAAGCGTATGACTCGGGCGGAACATCGGTGGACACCGGGAATCGCTATAATTGTGATAAATGCAATGCTGTTTTCTACCAACTGGAACACATACTAAATCATACGCAGCAAAAGCACGGTATGGCTACCAGCTCCACTGTTAATGCATTGCCTCATAATGTGGCCGTCAAACAAGAATTGGTGCAAACATCCTCGAAAAACGTCGCTTACGGTGATGATCTCGACGAGGACGTTTCGGATCAggaaatagaagaagaagacttCGGCGATCTTGACTACTCGATCGAGCACTACGAGAATCGCTCTAGTGATCCCGAAACGCACACCCAGCCAACCGCGCTGTCGTGTCGAGAGTGTGGAGAAACGTTCGAGAGCGGAATGGAATTGTTGGAACACTCCGAATCACACACCACTCGCTACGAACCACACGAGTGTCAGCTGTGTGGCGAAAGATTCCTCGACGAAGCCACCATTAAGCAGCACGTACAGGAGCGCCATCGGAGCGAACTGACCGCAACGTCGTGTGCCATCTGCGGCAAGCGGTGCAAAAGTCAAACGACGCTGATGAAGCACGCGTGGGATCATTCACGGGAACGGACCCATTCCTGTTCGCAGTGTGGCAAAACGTTCCATCACATGACACGACTCAAGCGCCATATGGAATCGCACCGGAACAAGACGGTCCGGTGCGAAGTGTGCAACCAAGAGTTCCCCGACGGTCGTACGCTCATGAACCATCGTCATTCGCACACAAAATCGAACGAATATCCGTGCCATGAGTGTGGTAAAACGTTTGGTTCTCGATCGTCGCAGCAAATTCATATGCGCATCCATACCGGTGAACGGCCGTACGCTTGTCGGTTTTGCTGGAAAGCCTTTGCCGATGGTGGCACATTGCGGAAGCATGAAAGGATACATACCGGGGAAAAACCTTACGCCTGTCCCGTCTGTCCGAAGGCGTTCAATCAGCGGGTGGTTTTGCGAGAACACATCCGTGCGCATCATTCACAAGAGGACGCAAAGCGTGGTTCACCGGATCAGCCGTTCTATTGCACTGTGTGTAGTTCTCCATTTTCTACCACGGATGATCTGGTACAGCATCTAATTAAACACAGCGACATGAACACGGCAATGAAGCGTGAACCACCAACATTTCCGAGGAAGTACAAACGACGGCGGAAGTTGAAACCGCACGAGCTGGAACGGTTGCAGAGTGGCCGACGTAAGCAAAAGAATAAGTCCCAAGAAGACGCTGAAGACGAGGGGAATGAAACTGGGTTCGAAGAGAGCAGCGGCACTACGGAGACTGCCAGGCAGCAGCGTCACGAACCCAAACCCTCAATAGTTTTGCCCCTTCCGGATGGTACACACAAGACTAAACGGGAACCTAATCTCGAGTACGGTGGCCGTCGGGTTCTGGGAGGATCGAGTGTTTCGAAACCATCCCATTCATCGCACGATATGTTGGACGAAAATGGTATTAACCTGTTAAGCAATATCGTGTTGCTTCATGGACAGCAAGACGAACCTTCAAATTCCACCCATGATAAACCGCCCCAAGCAAAGTCAAAGCAAAAGGCTGGACCAAGCAGTTGTCGCACAAACGCGTCAAGGGCGAAAGTAGTTTCGGCTAGAAAAAAGACATCTCGCAAGCGTACGATTTCATACACCAGTAAAGATTCTCCTGATGCAGCGGGCAAGATGAAGGATTGTGAGGATCACTCCTCACCACACAGTACCGGCAGCACGATCACGAACGTAATGGAAGCATTTTTCCGTAGTCGAAAGAGTAATTCGCTGCTGCCTGAGATACCCTCGCACCGGATCTCTTCCGTAAGCTTTCCCTTGCTGGACGATGGGAACACAGACGATCCGATGGATGAGCCAATGGTGGATGATGGATGCAGACGTGGCTACGGCCAACCTCGCAAAAGTACTGTCTCATTTAGCGCTTCGGAAGATGACTTTAACCATCAGCTGTTGATGGAAATATCGCACAAGAATAAGTACACGGATCGGTTTAACAGTGACACCGTGCACGATCTGGAAGAAATTCTACGATCACCGCTAAAGAGTGCTCCATCCAGGAACGTGTTGTCTACCCCCTCAACTAGACGTACCAACAACAACGGGCAGCCACAACAAGGTGGGAAAGAATTCAACCAACGGAAGCAAAAAGCAGTGTCGAAAGGAAAATCTaaggcgaaaaacaaaaaggctgCTTCGGGCCGACAGCCGCAGCAAAAACCGGTCGAGCAGAAGGTTAAGAAAGTGATCCAAGAAACACCACCAGCAGTGTTGCGTAGCCAGCGACTTACACGCCGTCAACTAGAACGTGAGGTCAACTTCCTGAAGCAGGCCTACGAAGCGAGTGCAACGGGAACGGAACCAAGCAACGAAAATGACACCACATCGGGAACGGTTGTGAAATTGGAAGCGACGGATTCGGTTAACGCTGTGAGTGATACACCGGGTAATTCCGAGCGGTTGGCTGCAATGTTGCTGAACGATGGTTTGCCACCGGATGCCACGCACAACAGTAATAGTAGTGGTGATAGCAGTTGCCATGAGGACATTTTCCATCACCAGGATAACTTTACCTCTACCAAAGCGTATACAGAATCATTGCATATGGTGGAATTAGCAGGTGTAGAAAAGCAAGAGGACAGAGCAATGATGGACGAAGAAAACGATCCGGATGATGGTTGTGTGTACGCGGACAGAACCACCACTACCTCACAAGACACTGACACCGGCAGATCCGATTATCGATGTTCGATCTGTGCGGCCCGCTTTGATGATCGAGCACAGCTCATCCTACACGTTCCGGTACATATTTAA